GCCCAGCTCCACTGTGAACAGAGTGGACCATGTGACAGGACCAGAGGGCCTAAGTGTGGTGCAAGCTCCAAACACATGCCTGCACACCCACCTGTGAGTCAACTGTGAACATATGGGCCTCACAGCTTCTGTTGAGTCCCTGGATGGGAAAGGCCGTAGGGTTCTTGCTCTCCACTTCCGTCTCATTGAGACCTACAGGACAGCCAAGCTGGAACTTCTTATAGATGacctgggggagggtggggaagcgAGGTCATGGGGAAGGCTATGACCCAATGTTCCAAACTCTTGCTTCACTTTTTTATGTTCTTCTCTTTCAGACTCACCGAGATGAGAAAAAACAGCATACAGGTCAAAGAGAGACCACTGGTATATCCCAGGTAGCCTGCAAGAGGTAATATAGAGAGCCTCAGAAATCCAGGGACTCCCTACAGCAAATATCAAGCCCCAGTTTGGCCTTCAAGGCTACCTCACCCCAGTTAGGCCACATGTTGCACAagcttttacttcttcctgaaCCAGCCTCCTCTCCACAGCAAACTCCTATTTATCTGTTAAAACCCACATCAAATAAGCTCACCCCTGGTATTCCATAGCCCTTGAAAATGGGGATTTTCTCAATCTGGTTCCCTTTTTCTGACTCCACTATCCAATGAACAACACAGGAAGCCTCTTACCCAAGTGTCTCATGAGGGCCAGTGGCAGGATGATTAACACACTGACAATGATGATGAGGAGGTTTCCCTTCAAGAACCAGCCCCTAGGGAGACAGGCAAACACAGTGACTAGCTGCCTGCCAAAGAAAACTGTCAGGCAGACAGTCATAAACGACAGCCGGACACACAGATTTCTACCTGCAGTCAGGGGAGGTGAGCTGACGTCTCAGCTGTGAGAAGCCATTCAGGTGGTCACAGTGACAAATGGCACAATAGGATTGACAGAAACAACCAGACTGATTATCAGACTGTCAGTCAGACACTGTCAGAGGGACACAGCTAAGAAAGAACACACGCACAGCTGGACAAAACTGTGCCATCAGACTCGCCAGCAGACATACAACCAGATGGGCAGAAAATGCCCCAAATCTGTGAGACTCACACAGTCCAACACAGAGTACCAGACACAGAGTGAGTCATGACCCTGGTGTGTCTGACAGGCAGAACAACAGTCTGACGATCTGGTAGTCAGGCAATGATGCAAAGTCAGACAAGAAGTCAGGAACACACACATGTGGTTTTTTGAACAGGTCAAGGTTTGTCGAATATCTAAAAGTAGCCAGGCCAACTTGGCCATATAGCCAAAGACCGAACTAGAGACAAAATCAGCCAACTGGCTATACTGTTGGAACCAAGTTCAAAGAAAGAGTGGAAACTGTACAGATATTGGAGGGAGGTACCAGGTAAGACAGTTACACAAAATCAGCTGAAAAACTGCTCATTTGTTCAAAGGAATTTTATTAATTGCctgctatgttccaggcattCACACACTATCTCATACACACAGTTACacagaaataaaccaacaaagCACCATTGGCCATATATATACAGTGGgagataattataataattagaCACACCTAGTCACACAGATTATCAGATACCTAAATGGCTTCAGAATGAAACCAAAGATCTAACAGGATACACAGAGTCAGCCATTATATACAAACAACTGAACAGATTTAGCTAGCAGATGGATCCAAAATCAAACATACAGTCAACTAGACGCATATGCAGAACATCAGTCAAACACACACGGCTGGAACCATAGTACAGAGGACATATAGTCAGAGTAGAGGATCACACACACTCAGCCAGAGAGAATTTGCCAGAAAAAAATGGTTGCCAAATTAGACACACAGGTGGGATTCTACTGGAACATACAGTTGGAGCAAATCACATATACGTAGTTGGCACCACAGTTCACTGCACACACACGGTTGCAGTTAGTGACCATGCACTTCGAGCTAGACAGATTTCCGCCAGCCTGATGGACCCTGAATCATACAGAATCTGCTGGACAGGGAAAGTCAGAGTAAGCAAATGTCAAACACACATGGTTGGGATCGCAGCTTTCAGAACACAGCTGTAGTCAGTTGTCATACAGCTGGCCACAGAATCTGCCAGTACAGCAGTCCAGAACCAAATCCACAGATTTTAGGTCTACTCGATATGTACAGTCGCCTGGTCAGTATCAGAGTGTACTGGACATATGGAGTCAGCTACCCGACAGAATCAGCCAGAACAAGTCACAAAAATCAACGCGTGGTCTGCTGTATAGTCAGATCAACGGTCACACTTTCTGTCGGCATCATAATATGTTAAGAATCACAGTCTGACCAGACTGGCCAGCCCAACAATCTCTGAACACCTAGGAGTCAACTGAGCACAGAGTTGAAGATGGCAGCCAGACCGCACAGGTAGAGTCAGTGGCCTGCAGGCCAGAGCTAAGGGGTGTTTCTCACTCACCCCTCAGGGTCCATGTCCAAGAAGGTGCCGATAACCAGAGGGAGTTCGGATTTGATGATGAACAGGTAACTGGACATGGCTGGTGCAGGTGGGGGGAGGTATAAGCAGAAGGATTCCCCTCATCCTCCCAGCCCAGCCTGAGGaagcccaccccacctcaccctcttcccccaaGCTGATCCCCTACCTCCCAGAGTCCTCACCCCCAACATTGTGCAGACAGATCACCGCAGCCACCACTACTTTCCCTGCAGGCCCCAGCGCCCTCTGTCCCAGCTGCTCATAGGCTCGGATGCCTGGGgtagggagacaggaaggaatgCGCTGTGGGTCCAGGAGGCTAGGCAAGGGTAAGGaactgggtggggggtggaggggagcagTTGAGGGTCAGGGAGCTGAGGAACTGGGGCTTGGGGTAATTGGATCTGATTGATGGAAGCTGGAGATGAGGGTTAAGCAGTGAACTTGGGCTGGGCTTGCAGTGGAGCCTGGGAGGTGGGAATCTGTGACCAGAGAAAAGGTTGGGGACCAAATGTGGGTAGTGGGTCGTGGGATTCTTGGGTTGTGAAGCTGGCTTCCACAATTAGGGGGAGCTGGAGACTGAGGAGTGGAGGTGAGAGGTGGAGTAATCTGGGTGTGGGGAGGGTCTGAGAAATGAGGTTTGACGCCAGACTGAGGGTGAGGGGTGAGGATTGAGAAGAGGAGATCTGGGAGCCCAGATAAGTTCTGAAGGCCAAGGTGCAGTTTGAGGTCTGGAGTCCAGGGAGTTAAGTATGGGGTCTGGGGTCCTGGGTCCAGGATCTGGGATCCATGTGGTACTTTCAGAATCTAGGGTTTGGGCTGAGGTCTAGGGTCTCAGGTCAGAGGGGTAGATCCAGAGTCTGGGGTCCAAGATCTGCGTTGAGCTCTGGCCTTACCTACAACACCGGCACAGGTCAGCAGGAGATGGATGGAATATGAAGATAGAAACGCAATGCATAGCAGCAGGGCCCTGTGGCAGATGGCACAGCTCAGACTTGGCCCCCAGGCCTCCTGCATGTCCCACacagcacccctgccccctggcccAGGCCACCCCGGCCGCCCAAGACTCACAAGAAGAAGAGGACCCCTGTGTGAGCCATGGCATAGGCCAGTCCCAGGATGCCACTGCCCATGATGGCGTTGCTGAGATTGAACACGGACATTCCAAACGATGTCTTCCCTTCGAACTGCAGGTAAGGGCCAGGCCGGGCACACATGGGGAAGGAGATCAGGTAACGGGACCAGCGCTGGGGCCCAGGAAAGACTAGGGGAGAAGTGACCAGGGCGGGGAGAAGCCCAGAAAGGACTATAGGACGGAaactaggaaggaaaaaaaagtggaagcCAGGGAGAAGCTGGGGAAGCAAGAGCTAGGAAGGAAGAACTAGGAGGAACTTTGGAGGGGAGCAGCTGGAAATGGAGAGGAACAGGGGAGGAGGGCGGAGCAGCCACCAGAGGCAAAACAGCGAGGGAGGAGAGTGGCTGGGGGACCGGAGCGGCTGGGGACAGGAAATAGCCAGGCAGGGAACCCCTGGGAAGAGGGAACAGTAGGGGAAGAGATGAGCTGGGCAAGGTGCAGCCAGGACAGATCCTGTGAGGTCACTCACATCCATGAACTCGATTGGCTTCCTCCCAGGAGCAGGAGGATGGCTGGGCAGGAAGCCCTCGCGTTCCTGCCTGTAgctggagaaggcagggaaaTTGGGGCTGGTGAGAGGGTAATCCTGACCTCTAACCTTTGTCCCCCTGGGCCCCCGACTCACCCCAGAGCATCCGCAGGGAGGGCTCCGTTCATCTTTGGGTCCTGAAGTTCCATCCTGTGGGCagagaaatgggggtggggatcaGAGATGGGGGGGCTACAAAGTAGGGAGAGCTAGATGAATAGGGTAGGGggtcagacagagacagatggagaaacagaaacagaggtgAGGCAAGGGGAACAGGAACAGAGGgatgagagagactgagagataaATGGAGAGACTCGAAGACAACAGTGAGAGGACGACAGAAAGAgatgggaggcagagaagggaatcGGAGGGGGAGGGATGCCAACAGTTACTCAgacaggcagaaaaagagggcAGCGAGAGACAAatagagggggagaggggcagagactgagagagaaagagagagagagagagagagagaccgaccccACAGCAGACGAGATGGCCATTTGGAGCTGGGATAGCCTGTCCTTCCAGAACccacactcactctgtctctcttactgtCTCTTTCCTTGCCacctcccccggcccccccccttccctccaccctcaccGCTTGGCCAAGCCTCTTACTCCTTACAGGGACACGTGTCGGCCCAGCTGCCCCACCCCTCCTAACGCCCCCTACCCCCCCCCTCCCGGCCTGGGCCCCGAGCCTGAGCCCAGAGCTGATGCAAGCTGTTGcaggagctggaggtggggggccaACTTGGTGACcttaaccccccacccccacccccacccccaccccatgctgcAAACTGCCCTCCGCCACAACTCTGAATATCCTCACTAGAGGCCAAAGACAATTCTCCAATCAGAGCCTCCTTCCAGGGATAGAAGTGACCCAGGGACCCCCACTTAATCCCCCTTTTAGGGATtagattaatatttttctcagaCCCCTGTCAAGTCCTAAACACTCGTTCTTCTGGCAGAAATAACTTTAGAGACACTTCCAGACTTAAGATCCTTCTTGGTCTTGGGGTGTCTCAGGAACCTGCTCTGAGCCCTAATCTCCCCCTCCTGACGATGAGCTATCTCAGAAACCTGCATCAAAAGCTCCATCCCAAGGCCTGATGTGTTTCCTGGGGTGGAGGTGCTCCAGGAGGGGCCCCTGTCTTCTGGATGGAGTGTCTCTGAAGATACCCCCTCACCCCGCGCGGGCGCGCGCGCACCCAGAGCTCACTTCCTGAGAGTGCAGTATCTCAGAAACTCCCATTCAAGGTCCCCATCATTGCTAAAAGTGCCTCTGGGAaaccccctccccaagcccctaATCCCCTTCCTGGGAAGGGGAGGGCTCTCAAGGAGTCCCATCCTCAGTCACGAGCACTCTCTGGAGACTCTCAATCACTTCTGAATTCACTTCCTGGGAGCTAGGTACCATTCAATTCTCCACTAGggctaaaaatgtctccaggggAACCCCCCTCCCCGGAGGTTCCCCCAGAGAACCTCTCCCAGGATCCCCACTCATGCCTCGGGGTCTCCGGAGCCCCAACCCGGCCAGtatcccctcctcacctccctgctCCTCTCAGCTCCTGAAGCCACCGTAACTCACTAGGGCTCTGGGACCCCACGGCCCCGGCAAGGCTCCCCTTCAGCGgaccctgcccccgccccgccccgtggCCAATCAGCTCCTCCGCGCTTGCTAGGTGGCTAATCAGCGCAGCCCGCGCCGCATCTGGCCCgcggattatttttttttttctaggaagaacttttaattttaattcagtttccCTCCATCTGGCTTTCGGCTgaggacagggggtgggggaggagggcgcCCTCCTTCACCTGCACCCacgtggagagagacagaggtgtgtGGGGGCCTTGGGTAGGGGGAGGTGGACAGAAAGATTGAGGGGGTAGATCCACACTTAGAAGGACACGCAGGCAGAGGCAACTGACTCAGGGATCAGACACACGGAGgatgcagagaggagagacaaacATCGTAAGGGAAACGATCACAAATAGAGAAAGGCGGGCAGGCGATACAATACAAGGACAGACAACAGAGAGGGCAGAAAGACAGCCATGTTGAGGAGTGGTCGATAGGCAGAGGGGcagccatggggaaaaaaaatagaggtgcagacagactcagaagcagacgggggagggggggaggcctCCTCAGAAGCATCTGGAGGAAGGCGACAGGCAGGTCCAGTAATAAACAGGAGATGCAACTGGCAGACAGACAGGTGGACACAGCCAGACACATCCCCAGAGGCTGGGAACAGACACAccagcagagagagacaaggggaaAGAGGGAGTAGTTGCGGTACGGAGACACCTAGAGGGACAGATGacgacaggcagagggagagtcagattcaggcagagggacagacaaGGTAGATGGACAGACCTGGGAGCGGCAGTGCGACAGGTGCAGGAAGACACAGCCAGGCCACTATGGGCTGACCTCAGAGAGAGAGCCTAGCTTAGGCAAAAAAAGGTGCTGGACCCCAGCCCAGGCATTGGGTGGGGATTGTCCACACCCTAACTGAGGAGCCcgactgtctgtctgtctgccttctATGTGGGTCTGTCTGTTCACTCTCATCCAAGCATGTGACAGGCATGTCTGTCCCAGGCAAAGCACGTGTCTCCTGCACAGAGTCAGGCGGATCGGACTTGGGGTCCAGGCCCAACTCCACTGGGCTGCTTGAGGCCCTGGTGGACAAGAGGCCTCTGTCTGGGCCTCTTCACcctcctgcccatcccccacaggGAGCACAGAATTCCCGGAAAGGCCAGGGGCTGGCTGGGGCTTCAAAGCTAGCCTAGATGCCCCCACCCTACCCGCAGTCGGAGTAGGGTGAGGGATGGGGCGGTTACTTCCCCCACAGCAGGAGAGAACACTCAGGGGTCACAACCCCATCCAGGGGCTCAGAGGTAGAGGCCGCCTCACCCATCACCCACAGAAGCACAAACTTGCACGCAGACTCACAGCCACACACAGAGAATATGGGCTGACATAAGAACACTCACAGACTGTGCATCGAGAGCCCAGGTCACATTGAGAGTACAGTCACATACTCAACAGCCACACCAAACGACTCACTATTCCAGGTATCATCACCCCCAGCCTCAGCGTCACGTCCAGAGAACACAGACTGACACGCGATGGGCTCGTGCTGATTTACAGCCCCTCTAGACTCATGGACATCATCACCCAGGGACTCAACAGCCATACCCTAGGGAGCCGACAGGCAAATCGCACACAGACTCACAGCTGCACACAGAGCACACAAATATGATTTCCTACAGCCGACAACATCATGCGTGGGCCCAGTGTCTCACAAATCAAATCAGAAGAGACACATATAGGGGTGCACAAACAGGGaaagcagggaggcagagagtaCACTTACTGTCATTACAAAGGGGGAAATCCAGAAAATACATCTCAAACTGcatgaagaggaaacaaaggaacCAGAGAGTACACAAACAGCAGCaccaaaagaaacacacacacctacactAGCTCACCACAGACAGACACAAACAGGGTGGCAGAGAAGAAAGGCACACAGACACAGGACACACACGCCTACGGGCAAGACAAAGACACTCAGCGCCCATCAGCATTACGAAGGAGACACGTAAACACCCAAGGAACATACACACGACCCCATAGAGACGAACTGCGCAAACAGACCACCGTTGCCATAGTGACACACCCAGTTGCCATAAAGGGAACACAGGAGTTGGACAGGCAGCCATGGTCACAAGATACACCCAGGCAAGTTGCATAGGAAGACACAAGTGGAGCTCACATACGTGTGTTTGTGGCTGAGAACATGTACAGGCAGATGAGATACATTGAGGGtattcaaatacacacacacacacacacacacacacactccccttgTCTATCCCGGCCTATTCTgatgtctctctcctctcatggTCCTCCTCCCCCTAGAGCCATTACACATCTGTGCTAGAGGCTGGCCAGGGAAAGAGACACCTGTTGGCAGAGGCCTTGGCCTACATGGCTATGGTATGTGTGgcgggtggggttggggaggggtggaggctaGGCAGATGTCTAGATTTCAAGAGAAGTCTGAAGTGTCCTGCCCAAAAAAGCTAGTATACCTTGGACAACAAACAGATACCCCTATCCACCACCTCCCAGCAGCAATGTCCTGCCCTGATCATTCCCTGGCCCTCCAACATTGCCCGGTGCAGGGCCaccaggcacacagcaggtgctcaataaatgccactTATCAAGTGCCATATTATcatcattctcatttttatttctgccaaGTGAACTCTTCTCCGGGAGGGACGAACCTGCACCCAGCTCCGCACCCTATAGCTTAGCTAAGTTTCAGGGCACTGAAAATGGCAAGTGTTCAACATATGCTGGTAGGagggaaaacaaagggaaagggaaatctGGCTGCGGAGCGAGGGCAGCTTGCTTTAGAAGGAACAGATGTCTTTAAGCTTGACCAAGGCCTTGAGACTGTGCCAGGGATAAGAATGCTTTGTTAATTCACCGAAGTAAGGTCCTTTCTCGGGGTCATTTAAGGCTTTTGTTGGTTCAGTAAAGCAGACCCTTTTGTGACGTTTGGGATTCCTATCGAGTCTATGAAAAGTCGGCTTGGGTTCCTGTCGGTTCTTATAAGCAGATCCCTGCTTTTCATTAAAACAGGTCACTGCTCAGCAGCCTTCAGGGGAGGGAGCCACAGAGCAAAGCAGTTAACACCAAGAGCTTTCcccactctgccacttactagctgtgtggcctggagCATATTCTGGAACCTCTCTGTCTCAGCTTCCCCCCGCGGCATAGTAACACCTAACTCTTAGGGCCCCTGGGAAAACCCGAGTGAATTAACACAGGTAAAGCGCTgagaacaatgcctgacacacagtaattGCTCAATAACATATTTGTGAAAGGAATTAATGAATTCTTCTCCGCCTGTGAATGCAACCCCCTACTGGGCTGCATTTAGGATTCTAATCTCCCCTTtcaggcaggctccccactgagagACTCTTCCGTCCCTCAAAGCAGCCCCGGGGCAGCAAGGCTTTTTTGAGTCTGTGTCTAGTCCCCTGCACCTGGACCACCCCCGTCTTTCCCTCCCCCGGTTAGATGCCCTCCGGTACAGAACTGGCCTGGCAGCTCCCAGCTCCTTGACCTCTTCAGGAGGCTGAGGGGAGGACACCTTTACACTCAGTGGGGTGCCGGGTGGGAGCTGCAGGCCGACACCCTACTTCGGGAAAAGCCTGgggagttcagagcctggatcctgtccCCCAATTCCCCCGGGCCCTGCTGGAGGAAGCAAGTTTCTttgcaaaaaattaaacatcctCTTTGTGAGAGGCAAGAAAACAGGACGTGGGAAGCATCCCACAGGGTGAACATGGGCCCCCAATGCCTGGCACCCCCTCCTCTCTGTGGAGCAGAGGCCAGGTGGCTTGAACCCTTGCTTTCTCACACTTGCTCACCTCTGCAGGGGAGCCGTTGTTCCCACCGCCCCCACAAGGCCCTGGAGCGCTGCCACCAGCTCTTGCTTCCTCCCTGGCTCTCGGGACTCCTCCAGGAAGTGCTTTCTCCGTGTCTCTGCTTGTCTGTCCACAactcccagggcctggcataAATGCAGAGCGCACCACTGAGGAAAGAATAAAGGACCAAGGCAACAAAAGCGTGGATTCAACAAACGTCTACTGCATGCCACCtgtatgccaggccctgttccaGGGTCGGGAGGCAGCGGTGAAAGGGACAGAACAAAATTCCCACCTAGTGAAGCTCATATTTCTAAGGAATGATGAATCAATCGTTCAGTTCTTTGAATACTCACCAAGCTTGTTCTCACTTCAGGGTCTTTGCACTCGGTGTTGCctgtgcctggaatgctcttcctccaaGTATTCCTAGGGTGAGTTTCCCtttaggtctcagctcaaatgccacctcctcagagaagccctccctgactatgctgtctaaaagaaaaattcggggcacctgggtggctccgtcggttaagcatccgactcttggtttcggctcaggtcatgatctcacagttcgtgagtctgagccctgcatggggctctgtgctgacagtgcggagcctgcttgggattctctatctccccctccctccgtccctcccctgcttgctgtccatctccctctcaaaataaataaataaactttaaaaaataaataaaataaaagagcaacTCAAATCCTCTGCTACTCTCCATCGCTTTCACCCTACTTTATTATTCATCATGGATTTTATCACCACCTGAcaaacattatatatttacatacacgaTAGTATGTTTAATTTAGTACAGTTATTTTACTAAGTAAATGTATATAGATACCAGCGTATTTATATATATCAGCATACACATTTACATATTATATGCATAagatatgtgtattatatgtacaTGATACAAAATGCATAAATaggttatatattttcttatatttacatgtaacagtatatttatatttattatatttcttactAACATATAACCTATATACTAGTGGATGTTATACATcactatatttctatataatcaCATACATATCAAGCAGCACATATGTTTATATACCTAATGTAATCTATATTCTCCCTATATATCTACAACCTGGGGATAATTACAGTAACTTCTTCATGtggttgttataaggattaaaatgagttcaaggaaagaattcagcAGTGCACTGGAGCCAAGCACAGGTTTGCAGACTGCTTGTTCCATTTTCAGGAATCCTGTCAACCAGTTGGTAAAGAGCtattgtttaaaatgaaataatataaacttacaattaaataagttagtttttttaaaaggtgatattCAAAACTCGTCACTTCCtgattattttactacatttcattctttatgCTCTTGAGGAAATTTACCCCTATTTGAACTGTATGGTAGAAATATTACATAATGGTGCACTACCGCCATCTCTTCCGAACTCTGTGTTCCGTGACTACACTTTGGTAATTTAAAATCTGACAAGACGATACTATGGAAACCATGTAAAACTGGCAAATGTGAGAAATcagggcttccccccccccctttccccccgCCCAGAGAATCGCTTGTTAGTCATTTACCAGCACATCACTGAGAGCACTTTAGGTGCTTTGGCACATTGTAAACGCTATAATGAATGTTTCCATTATTCTATTTGCTTGTGCACTGGGTCGCATGATCTTTTTTTGTGGGTCGAAGTTCAAAACGTTTGAAAAACACAGAATTACAAAAGGACAGACGCTGTGCTAAAGTACAcgcatttaatcctcccaataacTCTGTGAAGCCTATATTagtgatccccattttacagagggagaaactgaagtTCTGAAAGGGTACAATTGAAGCAGCGCTATGAATTGGCTGACGTGGATTCGAATTTTGGCGCACAGCGGCTTCAGCGCTTTCGCGCACTAAATTAACGCACTTTCCTCACTCTCACGTTTGCGATCCTAGCAGTAACTTCACCTCGCGCCACGCCTAAAAGGAATGGGTGCCGTCGTGCTCGTTGCATCTTGGGAAATGTAGTCCCCAGTGAACCCGTCGGTCCAAAAACACGAGGGGCGGGGAGTAAAGCGATCTTAGCCTTGGAACAGGAGAAGAGTCCGTTCTTGAGCCTCGCGACATTTCGGCGTCCCGGTGCGCGATTTCAGCGGCTTGGGTCTTGCCCGTTGCATGCTGGGAACGGCAGTCCGCGAGACCGGCTACGTCGACACAAGATGACGGGGCTCACGTCGTACGTTCAGGTTGGCCCCGCGTCGCGCCGGAGCCTTCGCGTTCAGCGATGACAGGCCCCCCACGCTGTGGGGGCCCTTAGGCATGCGCGACAGGCATTCGGGTTGACTGAGAACACAAACTGAATCAGCCTTGCGACTTCTGGCCGGTCTGCGCTCTCGCCGAGGCTCGGGCTGCTCACGGACCGGTCTCCTTcgtcccccttctccccactccgAAAGCTAAGGTAGGCCCTGGGGTGCGGAGGATGGGGGTCCAGGCCGAGACGGTTGAGGCACACCTGCTCTGTCCCGCCGAcgagggaaggagagaagttcGCCTTCCGTGCTGCAGCCGCGTAGTCTGGGCGCCTGGTGCCGGGTGGGCTCCAGACCCAAGGTTTGTCTTTAGAAGGGAACCGCTGTGCGGGGTGGAcggaggggtgagggtgggggctcAGGGGTCCAGATATCGGCGGAGCCTCCTTGAGTGGGGTCCGGTGGTCCCAATGGGGACATGGACGTTGAGGTAATGATGCGAGATCCGGAGTGTGGCCAGAGGACTGTTTAACGGAGGGGGCGGGTAGGTCGCATGAGAGTAATGAAGGTCTGATGGGCGTGTTACCGGGGAATCAGTGGGGGCTAATGGGAGTGTTTTAGTCAACATGCTCACGGGGGCGGGGGTGTGTTCATTGATTAACGAAGGGATAGTAGAATGGACAACTAGAAAGAAATTGGATAATTGGAGGTAGATGGGGTGTGATCTGTGATCCCTGAGGGATTGCTGGACGCGTGGTATTAAACAGGTTCATGAAGAGCGGCAGGCGATAGTAATCAAAAGGATAATGGTGAAGCAGTGGAGGGGATAATAGAGGCCAGTGGGAGTCATGATCAAGGAACTAATGGGGTCAGTGATCAAAGAAAAGTGAATGAGAGGTTGAAGGTGGGTTGTAGTCA
This region of Acinonyx jubatus isolate Ajub_Pintada_27869175 chromosome X, VMU_Ajub_asm_v1.0, whole genome shotgun sequence genomic DNA includes:
- the SLC38A5 gene encoding sodium-coupled neutral amino acid transporter 5 isoform X1; this translates as MAISSAVGMELQDPKMNGALPADALGYRQEREGFLPSHPPAPGRKPIEFMDFEGKTSFGMSVFNLSNAIMGSGILGLAYAMAHTGVLFFLALLLCIAFLSSYSIHLLLTCAGVVGIRAYEQLGQRALGPAGKVVVAAVICLHNVGAMSSYLFIIKSELPLVIGTFLDMDPEGGWFLKGNLLIIIVSVLIILPLALMRHLGYLGYTSGLSLTCMLFFLISVIYKKFQLGCPVGLNETEVESKNPTAFPIQGLNRSCEAHMFTVDSQMFYTVPIMAFAFVCHPEVLPIYTELCRPSKHRMQAVANVSIGAMFCMYGLTATFGYLTFYNSVEAEMLHMYSQQDLLILCVRLAVLLAVTLTVPVVLFPIRRALQQLFFPSRDFSWPRHVAIALILLVLVNVLVICVPTIRDIFGVIGSTSAPSLIFILPSIFYLRIVPTEVEPLYSWPKIQALCFGLLGVLFMAISLGFMFANWATGQSPVSGH
- the SLC38A5 gene encoding sodium-coupled neutral amino acid transporter 5 isoform X2, with product MELQDPKMNGALPADALGYRQEREGFLPSHPPAPGRKPIEFMDFEGKTSFGMSVFNLSNAIMGSGILGLAYAMAHTGVLFFLALLLCIAFLSSYSIHLLLTCAGVVGIRAYEQLGQRALGPAGKVVVAAVICLHNVGAMSSYLFIIKSELPLVIGTFLDMDPEGGWFLKGNLLIIIVSVLIILPLALMRHLGYLGYTSGLSLTCMLFFLISVIYKKFQLGCPVGLNETEVESKNPTAFPIQGLNRSCEAHMFTVDSQMFYTVPIMAFAFVCHPEVLPIYTELCRPSKHRMQAVANVSIGAMFCMYGLTATFGYLTFYNSVEAEMLHMYSQQDLLILCVRLAVLLAVTLTVPVVLFPIRRALQQLFFPSRDFSWPRHVAIALILLVLVNVLVICVPTIRDIFGVIGSTSAPSLIFILPSIFYLRIVPTEVEPLYSWPKIQALCFGLLGVLFMAISLGFMFANWATGQSPVSGH
- the SLC38A5 gene encoding sodium-coupled neutral amino acid transporter 5 isoform X3, which encodes MAISSAVGMELQDPKMNGALPADALGYRQEREGFLPSHPPAPGRKPIEFMDFEGKTSFGMSVFNLSNAIMGSGILGLAYAMAHTGVLFFLALLLCIAFLSSYSIHLLLTCAGVVGIRAYEQLGQRALGPAGKVVVAAVICLHNVGAMSSYLFIIKSELPLVIGTFLDMDPEGGWFLKGNLLIIIVSVLIILPLALMRHLGYLGYTSGLSLTCMLFFLISVIYKKFQLGCPVGLNETEVESKNPTAFPIQGLNRSCEAHMFTVDSQMFYTVPIMAFAFVCHPEVLPIYTELCRPSKHRMQAVANVSIGAMFCMYGLTATFGYLTFYNSVEAEMLHMYSQQDLLILCVRLAVLLAVTLTVPVVLFPGPLQPLASSSSFLASSTSASYQLRWSPSTPGLRSRLCVLVSWGSSSWQSV
- the SLC38A5 gene encoding sodium-coupled neutral amino acid transporter 5 isoform X4; amino-acid sequence: MAISSAVGMELQDPKMNGALPADALGYRQEREGFLPSHPPAPGRKPIEFMDFEGKTSFGMSVFNLSNAIMGSGILGLAYAMAHTGVLFFLALLLCIAFLSSYSIHLLLTCAGVVGIRAYEQLGQRALGPAGKVVVAAVICLHNVGAMSSYLFIIKSELPLVIGTFLDMDPEGGWFLKGNLLIIIVSVLIILPLALMRHLGYLGYTSGLSLTCMLFFLISVIYKKFQLGCPVGLNETEVESKNPTAFPIQGLNRSCEAHMFTVDSQMFYTVPIMAFAFVCHPEVLPIYTELCRPSKHRMQAVANVSIGAMFCMYGLTATFGYLTFYRSTSAPSLIFILPSIFYLRIVPTEVEPLYSWPKIQALCFGLLGVLFMAISLGFMFANWATGQSPVSGH